In Equus asinus isolate D_3611 breed Donkey chromosome 13, EquAss-T2T_v2, whole genome shotgun sequence, one DNA window encodes the following:
- the CHCT1 gene encoding CHD1 helical C-terminal domain containing protein 1 isoform X1, translated as MKQSLVVLGDHINTFLQHYCRAWEIKHWRKMLWRFVSLFSELEAKQLRRLYKYTKSSQPAKFLVAFCPLDAPESTLLAGQEDSLPKLCNAWGLHSNISSMKERLSKMQAPGHEASLLGEPRSQVHTGRGSLRKLPQKPKLKRKRIKEAPETPETCL; from the exons ATGAAGCAGAGCCTGGTGGTCCTAGGGGACCACATCAACACCTTTCTGCAGCACTACTGCCGAGCCTGGGAAATCAAGCATTGGAGGAA GATGCTCTGGCGATTCGTCTCCCTCTTCTCAGAACTGGAGGCGAAGCAGCTTCGCAGGCTCTACAAGTACACCAAGAGCAGCCAGCCGGCCAAGTTCCTG GTGGCATTCTGCCCCTTGGATGCACCAGAGAGCACCTTGCTGGCCGGCCAGGAAGACAGTCTGCCCAAGCTCTGCAACGCCTGGGGGCTGCACAGCAACATCAGCAGCATGAAGGAGAGGCTGTCCAAGATGCAGGCCCCAGGCCACGAGGCCTCTCTGCTGGGGGAGCCAAGATCCCAGGTCCACACGGGGAGAG GTTCTCTaaggaaacttcctcaaaaacCAAAACTCAAGAGAAAGAGGATTAAGGAAGCCCCAGAAACTCCAGAGACCTGCCTGTGA
- the CHCT1 gene encoding CHD1 helical C-terminal domain containing protein 1 isoform X2, with translation MDCQVWQIPAFPSLNQKPRRMLWRFVSLFSELEAKQLRRLYKYTKSSQPAKFLVAFCPLDAPESTLLAGQEDSLPKLCNAWGLHSNISSMKERLSKMQAPGHEASLLGEPRSQVHTGRGSLRKLPQKPKLKRKRIKEAPETPETCL, from the exons ATGGATTGTCAAGTCTGGCAAATCCCCGCCTTTCCATCCCTCAATCAAAAACCGAGGAG GATGCTCTGGCGATTCGTCTCCCTCTTCTCAGAACTGGAGGCGAAGCAGCTTCGCAGGCTCTACAAGTACACCAAGAGCAGCCAGCCGGCCAAGTTCCTG GTGGCATTCTGCCCCTTGGATGCACCAGAGAGCACCTTGCTGGCCGGCCAGGAAGACAGTCTGCCCAAGCTCTGCAACGCCTGGGGGCTGCACAGCAACATCAGCAGCATGAAGGAGAGGCTGTCCAAGATGCAGGCCCCAGGCCACGAGGCCTCTCTGCTGGGGGAGCCAAGATCCCAGGTCCACACGGGGAGAG GTTCTCTaaggaaacttcctcaaaaacCAAAACTCAAGAGAAAGAGGATTAAGGAAGCCCCAGAAACTCCAGAGACCTGCCTGTGA